agtgtgtgttttattctgtgtttgaTTCTGACACCACTATAGCGGTCTGAGGCTACAAAAGACTACACTTTGCTCTGCCCCGCCGGTACCCACCATGTTGTATGCCGCCCCGCTGGCCCTCTCCCTGGGATAAGCAGCTGCTCCAGGATTTCACTGGACCTGGGTCTCTCACCACTCTCATGAACCAGGCTAGGGATGTGGGCTGGGAGTGGGACACACACAAGGTCTCTGACAAGCATACactcttttacacacacacacacacacacacaagtggtgGTAGTTTCCAGGGTACAGCCCGTGGTAAGGTGGGGACCTCTCCAGTGTACAGGACCACTCCACTGTCTGTGGTGAACTCTGACACTGCAGAGTCACCCCTACTGCCTTGTCTACTCCCAGTGTCATCCTGTTGGGAGGAATTAAAGTCACTTATATGAGGTAAATACACAGTGGCAATGTCCTAAATGTGCttaaaaatatactgaacaaaaataataacacaacatgcaacaattaacgattttactgagttacagctcatataaggaaatcagtcaatttaaataaattgattaggccctaatctatggatttcacatgactgggcatgtgtcggggggctagggtcagtctgttacatctggagtatttctcttgtcttatccggtgtcctgtgtgtatttaaatatgctctctctaattctctctttctctcggaggacctgagccctaggaccatgcctcaggactacctggtatgatgactccttgctgtccccagtccacctggccgtgctgctgctccagtttcaactgttctgcctgcggctatggaaccctgacctgttcaccggacgtgcttgttgcaccctcgacaactactatgattattattatttgaccatgctggtcatttatgaacattttaacatcttgaccatgttctgttataatatccaccctgcacagccagaagaggactggccacccctcatagcctggttcctctctaggtttcttcctaggtttttggcctttctagggagtttttcctagggagtttttcctagccaccatgcttctttcacatgctttgcttgctgtttggggttttaggctgggtttctgtacagcactttgagaatatcagctgatgtacgaagggctatataaaaataaatttgatttgggcaggtgcacagccatgggtgggcctgggaggcataggcccaccctctggggagctaggcccagccaatcagaataaggTTTTCCCCAAAAGAGCTttattacaaacagaaatactcctgtttcatcagctgtccgggtggctggtctaagACCATCCTGTAGGTGAAGAAGctaaatgtggaggtcctggggtggcgtggttacacgtggtctgtggttgtagggacggttggatgtactgccaaattctttaaaacgaagttggaggcagattatggtagagaaattaacattaaattatctggcaacagctttggtggacattcctgcagtcagcatgccaattgcactctccctcaaaaattgagacatctgtggcattgtgttgtgtaacaaaactgcacattttagtggccttttattgtccccagatcaaggtacacctgtgtaatgatcatgctgtttaatcagcttcttgatctgtcacacctgtcaggtggatggattatcttggcaaaggacaaatgctcactaacagggatgtaagcaaatttgtgcacaaaatttgagaggaaAATACGCGTTTTttgcatatgaaacatttctgggatcttttatttcagctcatgaaaccaacactttacatattgcgtttatatttttttcagtataAAATGTTGCCTATTACTATATTAGATAAAGCATTAAAAGGCGTGTCATCTGTATTGTTCAATGGAAGCCGAATAGTTTGGTTGATTTTAGAATCGTGACAGCGGATGAAAGGATCGCCTTCGACTCACTCTGGAGCAGAAAACAGCGCCACTTGCAACGCCGAATGTGTGTCATTCCATTAACATTATCTAAACCTCCAACTTTCAAAAGACCAGTCTAACATTGTGATATAGTTTTAAATAACAGGATTGAGGAACTGTCTGTAGCCTACCACGATTCTCGAGCTGCCGCATCCAATATTTATTTCCAATAGAAAAGCTTTCGGCTAGAGGTTCTACAGTTTGAGAATTACGCGGGATATTGACGCATAAGGACCCTCTCAAGCAGTCGGGTTCCTTCACTTTCCAAGACAGAGCGACCCATGTCGCCGTGGACTCTGTGCGTTACCATGGCACGTTGCTACAATACATCTGACCCGGTTTAAGGCCAGTAGTTGTCAGGGTGACCACAAAAACAACAGCAAATCCATTGTCCTTTATATAAATCCCCTTCCAAATCGTTCTTAGTCTTCTTAGGGGCCCCTGTGCAAGCAGGTTGACTCCAACCAATTACGTGACTTGAAATTTAAAATAGCACATAAGAAAAAAATACTTTTATGAAATAGAAATATTTAATATATGCTCTGGGAGGAGAAAGCAGGGCCAGGCGTTCCTGTGTTGGCAGTGACCACGGTGGTTCCACACAGGGGCAGGAGATGCAGACAAACCTCCTGTCGATGTCCAACGCCTGGCTCTTAGCCGCATATGCATGGCCTCCAGAGTTTTCCTGTATGTCAGGTTACAGATAGATAGCTATCGAGCATTTAAGTGTGTTATGTTCATTTAGTCAAGTCAACTTTTTTCAAGACAAAAAAAACTCAATGGTCTTTCatacccacaaccacaaggaggcgatattgaggtgtgtgtggtgttgctCTCATAGAACAGTCACTTAGTTCCAGAGAAGGTACGTTTTAGCAGATTCATTTGTCTTCTTCACTACTGTCGAGGGATCACTCGCAGAAAGGAGTAATTTCTTCAGGTTCTTGGTCTCTTGCAGAAGACCAATGTGGGGCTGGAGGGGTAGAAGCACTGGGTTAGGGCAGCCACACACATACTGACAACAATTAACATTGTATTGTTACCATGAAACTATTATAGGATGAGATAAGGCAAGTGAcatacagacaagacagacaggcaggctgaCCAGCAGgctagacagggacagacagacctgGTCCATGCAGAGCTCGTAGTTGGCCCTTTGGGCCAGCTGCTGCTCGGTGTGGGCCAGCTGCTGCTCGGTGTGGGCCAGCTGCTGCTCGGTGTGGGCCAGCTGCTGCTCGGTGTGGGCCAGCTGCTGCTCAGAGTTCATGACCAGTCTCTCCACCTTCTGCATCTCCTTGACCAGGCCCACCACTGTCTGTCACCTGGGGACAGTTCAAAGGTCAGTCACCTTATTTCATCAGCATCACTAAGGCTACTAAGCACAAGAAAACATTGTTTTACATGACTATCCTTTTCTAGTCTGTTTTATAGACCTTTCACAACTGAACTGAGTGGAAATCTTATGTGGATTTCTTATGTAGAACTCTTTAGGTCTCCGTCAGGCTTACTGCACGTTTCACAACAGTGTAAATATTTACAGAAATGCCAAGTGATCACAAGGCAGGTCCCAACTGCACGGCAGATGAATAAACATGGCAAGGACCAGGAGATCTAAACACCTGCCGTTCTCCCACTCCAGAGTATccctgtccccagcacaaggtgcacctgtggaatgatcatgctgtttaaacagcttcttgatatgccacacctgtcaggatgatcttgtcaaaggagaaatgcagactaacagggatgtaaacacatttgtgcacaaaattgagagaaattagctttttgtgcatatggaatatttctgggatcttttatttcagctcatgaaacatgggaccaacactttacatgttgcatttatattttgttcagtaataTCTTGCATTTTTCAAATTCTACCAACTGGACAATTATTGACTTGTAGCTAAAAGGTTgtcatttttatgcaatttgtaCCAACACTGGCTTCTTCATGTCCACTTCTTAGAGTGAAAAACATTTTATCAGATTTCACAGTCCGTGCCTAAAATGGTATTAAGCCTTTACTAACAGGAGAATGCATCAAACCACTtccaaaataaatcacttaccacATGAATTCAAACTTATAAAAATGACAGAAGAATATAGCAAAGAGCTTGAACGTGGAGCAGCTTATTAGCAAAGACAAAAGTGAAATGTGGCAAATTTCAAAACTCTTCAGAATCACTTGGAACCCTCTATTGGAACTATACAGTCCGTGACAAAACAACTTCTGACATCCCAAGTAAGCCAGTAAACATATTGTATGTTGAAAACAGAATGGTGCAGGGTCACAACAGAGTACAATGTTTGCAGTTGTACTGGCACCTATCAATGATTTTATAACATTGTCATTTTTTTCTCACTGCACATGGTCAACTGTGTCAATGTAAGGAACACATGCAAGCTGGTGGACAATACATGAGGGTTTGCATGCATGCAGTCAAAACGCTAAGAAGCCTAAATGTGATACTATGTTTCTGACCAGACCTCAGTCTAGTCATCCTCCGTCTAGACATAAATGAGGctccatgtgcagctgcaaaacAAAATCAAGAAGATACCCATTGACCTTTAAAGTTTAAACCCTCAGGGCCTTATTGATCACTCTATTCATATAACTGACATATCAACACATTTGCTGTAATAATCTGGAATTCCAGCACCAATGCACAGTTGAAGCATTTGCTACACAATGTTGGCTTTAAATGCATAAGACTATAGGTTATTGTTCATGCAACTTTGAGAATGCATTAAGGAGAATATGAATGCAAATTGACAAAAGGGACCACTTCAATTCGATTTAACCTGTTCTACCGAAACCCTATTAAGCTACACAATATGGGAATAAAATGGTCCTACATATATACATTTAAAATCTGCATACAAGCTTCCTCGTTTGGTGTACCGTGTTAAAAATCTGTGTTAAAACACTGCATAACTATAAAGAGAGAGTATGGCAACATCAAACAGAATGACCTTCAAACCTTTAATTCTGACAGACAGCTCAATGTCTACTCATGTGTTGCTGCTTGAAAAAGTTAGTCAAAACAATAACTGCACGTGGCAATGTTTACCACCTGGCTGGGGCCAGTCCCTTGGGCAGACACACTTCGCAAGCATACCGCCCCTCCGACTAGACAAGCTACATTCCTAAAATGTTTGGCCCGGGCCACTAGGCTACTATAAATTGCTGGAATGCTTCCAGGCCACAAACATTATTGATGCAGAGTTCCAGAAGCGTGTACATGATTTCCGGGAAGATTACAACAATGCAAAGAAACCTAATGGCTGAGAGCAGCCTCGCCCCAACCCATTATTTCGACATGTGGCATGACTATATGAACCTAGGGAGGCTGCTGGAGAAACTGTGTGACGTTGCAGATCGGACAGCGACCACCTGTACCCAGTTAAAGGAGCACGGGCCGGACGCAGAGGACCACCAGACCGGTCGCCAGGACCAACAGTGGTTTCGTCTGAATTCCATCGGGACTGAGAGCCTGAGTTCTGCAAGCAGCATTTCAGGCAACACGAGCCACAGCCTGGCTTCCGGTGATTACTGCGGCTTCTGCAAGCAAAATGGAGAAACGGCAGAGATCTTCCGGAGCCACAAACTGAAATCCAAAGACAGCAAAGTCATCTGCCCCATTCTGAGGAGCTACATTTGTCCTATGTGTGGCGGCACCGGAGACAACGCTCACACACGCCGGTACTGCCCACAGCGCAACGGCGTGGTGCCGAAATACTGGgggactggagtagaaaacaggAGGAAAATCAATCTGTAAATACTTATGGAGAAAATATATCCAACGTTCTTGTTCAGTTAGATAGGCctaactatatatttttttttttacaaagtggGTAATGCGCCTTTGATGTTCTGCGATGAAAAAAATAAACCTATTTTCGTACAACTTATTTCGTTTTTGTTCACGTTCTCCTCAATTCTGGTATATGACTCGTTATAAAAGTAACTAATTTCTtactgaacctttatttaactaggcaagtcagttaagaacaaattcttatttacaatgaagctTACcggggaatagtgggttaactgccttgttcaggggcagaaatacAGAATTATACCTTGTCTGTCAGGTCTGGgactcgatccagcaacctttcggttactggcccaacgctctaaccactgccGCCTATTATTTTGTGGGAAAGAAATCACAACATGTTAATTACATATTATAGTTTTATTGACAGCAATTACCCATGGATCTTATTTTATTACTAATCCAGTAACAATCATGGCTTTAAAATTAAATCGACTTCCTTATTATCCAAAGTCACCCTAGTCCATTTAAACAagcaatataaaaatatatactaaTACTTTGTACAATACTGGTTTTGGTCCAAACAAAAGTGGATCAGAAATGCCAATATACCTTTAGTCTTCAAAGGATCCCAATatgcatttaattttttttaatggatTTCAGGCAACTTTGAATATAGGGATTTACATAATAAATTCTAATGACAAAATGCTGAATGCAGAGTTGGTTTAACACACAAATTCAACTtcacagataaaaaaaaaagcaaGTTACTATTTACAGGTTATAATGTTCAAAGGCCAATTAAGAGAGCGGCAGGAGGTGGTGAAGGGAGAGAACATGAATAAGAATAaaagggaagagaaagagggCACAAGAGAAAATGAGAATAAAGGAGATGGAGCGACAAAGGGGTTAAAAAAGTAGTAAGAACAGTGAACAGATGTGGAACTACAGATTTACAAAGTCCTAAGGATGATATTTCAGGAGTCGGTCTCCAGCCCCAATCTCTACAGTGCTGGGGTAACGGTCCTCTCTTCCCCACCCTCCTCACTGCCTCCATTTAAACACATTCATAAGCTTCTCACCTACAACTGTGAGCCTCAACCAGCCACTACCACACATGACACTTTCGttcagtttacacacacacacacacacacacacacacactgaaaccaaACAACTCAAATCTCTATACAGAAAACAAGCACGCGTCATTCAGTACACAGAAACATGTTCAAACAGCATACACGCCATAGACACTGTCTACGTCTCCAATAGTACCCTATTCCCGACCCAATGATGTGCACTGCTTCAAACTCACAGGTTAAACTAAAGTTCACTACATAGGGAGTAGGTTTCCATTTGGAATTCGCACCACAGCTCTTATTAATCTCTGCATTAACTTTCGCagttcataacctgatcacccaTACTAATCAACTTAACAGTACGATTTTTTCACTGTCAACTTTCAGTTTTTGCATTTTAATTACAAAAAGTCACGACAATGTTCTAGACATTTGGAGGTGTTGTTAAGCAGAAGTTTCTCGTTTGATTGTGTTGTTGTCGTCATCACACTGTAGGTTCATTAGCAGTTTATTTTTTAAGCCTGACACCTGCCCTGTAGGAGGGTCCCGCTTTCTAGTAGCTCTGGGGTCTagcacccccccacccacccgaGTATCACCCATTCATCTCCAGATGGGGGCTTCACCAGAGCTTCTTTACATGCTAAGTAGTTCAGTGTTTGTACAGAGGAAGTAGTCCCGTCTATGCTCGAAGGGTCAAGTCTAGTCTGATGGATGTTTTACTTCTTACGCCGGACAGCTGTTTTGATCTTGCGTCTAGCGATTGAGTTCTGTCCTGCAGGGGCTGCAGTGAAAGTGGTGCTCTTTGTTGACCTGTAGTAGGGGATAAGACGTAATCAACACACAATTCAAACTTAGCGTGCGCACATCCAATAACTTGCAGATGTTCGGTACAAAAAGGCATCGATTTGTATCTAATTATTATCAACAtcatcacaattacagtggggagaacaagtatttgatacactgctgattttgcaggttttcctacttacaaagcatgtagaggtctgtaatttttatcataggtacacttcaactgtgagagacggattCTAAAACAAAaacccagaaaatcacattgtatgatttttaagtaattagtTTGCATTTTAtcgcatgacataagtatttgacacctaccaaccagtaagaattccggctctcacagacctgttagtttttctttaagaagccctcctgttctccactcattacctgtattaactgcacctgtttgaactcgttacctgtataaaagacacctgtccacacactcaatcaaacagactccaacctctccacaatggccaagaccagagagctgtgtaaggacatcagggataaaatggtagacctgcacaaggctgggatgggctacaggacaataggcaagcagcttggtgagaaggcaacaactgttggcgcaattattagaaaatggaagaagttcaagatgacggtcaatcaccctcggtctggggctccatgcaagatctcacctcgtagggcatcaatgatcatgaggaaggtgagggatcagcccagaactacacggcaggacctggtcaatgacccgaagagagctgggaccacagtctcaaagaaaaccattagtaacacactacgccgtcatggattaaaatcctgcagcgcacgcaaggtccccctgctcaagccagcgcatgtccaggcccgtctgaagtttgccaatgaccatctggatgatccagaggaggaatgggagaaggtcatgtggtctgatgagacaaaaatagagctttttggtctaaactctactctccgtgtttggaggaagaagaaggatgagtacaaccccaagaaacccatcccaaccgtgaagcatggaggtgcaaacatcattctttggggatgcttttctgcaaaggggacaggacgactgcaccgtattgaggggaggatgatggggccatgtatcgcgagatcttggccaacaacctccttccctcagtaagagcattgaagatgggtcgtggctgggtcttccagtgtgacaacgacccgaaacacacagccagggcaactaaggagtggctccgtaagaagcatctcaaggtcctggagtggcctagccagtctccagacctgaacccaatagaaaatctttggagggagctgaaagtctattgcccagcgacagccccgaaacctgaaggatctggagaaggtctgtatggaggagtgggccaaaatccctgctgcagtgtgtgcaaacctggtcaagaactacaggaaacatatgatctctgtaattgcaaacaaaggtttctgtaccaaatattaagttctgcttttctgatgtatcaaatacttatgtcatgcaataaaatgcaaattaattacttaaaaatcatacaaatgtgattttctggatttttgttttagaatccgtctctcacagttgaagttgtacctatgataaaaatgacagacctctacatgctttgtaagtaggaaaacctggaAAATCGGcagggtatcaaatacttgttctccccactgtatatattacACGTGTGTTATATGCAATGACTTGGGACTAACACCTGAAGCACTAAACCAGGGAAGGCAAAAACTCTGAGAGCATATAAATACCACTGTATTTACATAGGATTGGCCCAAATTCAcccgtccctttttcaggagtTGGAGCTGTTGGACTCACCCAATAAAGTTAAAGCCACCTCCAGGTGCACTGGGTTGGGGTGCCATGGAGGGCGTGGCAGAAGGGGCGGTGGACCCTCCTGGTGCCCCTCCGAAAGCAAACACCCCTGTGCTGTTACTGGACGTGCCGAACGCACTGACTCCTCCAAACTGGAAACCACCACCTGGTAAAACCATGGACATCGGGTGAATCTTTAAGTTGAATCTTTAACGTTGCGTGATAGGATGATTCAAAAGCAATCTACCTACTCAGACTTAGTAAAAtgtagttaaaaaaatatatcttaaatggcacttgtttttgtattggcTTCAGAatatattcataccccttgaattattccacattgtgttatagcctgaattcaaaatatttTCActcatcgacacacaatacctcaatgaCAAAAGAGAAAACATGTTaacatttttgctaatgtattgaaaatgaaatacagaaatcttaTTTACACattcacactcctgagtcaatacttaAGAAGCAAATTTGGCAGCTTTTACAGCTGTGTAAATCTAAGCACTTTGCAACCCTGGATTGTGCAacgtcaagttggttgttgatcattgctagacagcaa
This genomic interval from Salmo salar chromosome ssa27, Ssal_v3.1, whole genome shotgun sequence contains the following:
- the nanos2 gene encoding nanos homolog 2, with translation MWHDYMNLGRLLEKLCDVADRTATTCTQLKEHGPDAEDHQTGRQDQQWFRLNSIGTESLSSASSISGNTSHSLASGDYCGFCKQNGETAEIFRSHKLKSKDSKVICPILRSYICPMCGGTGDNAHTRRYCPQRNGVVPKYWGTGVENRRKINL